The proteins below come from a single Candidatus Acetothermia bacterium genomic window:
- a CDS encoding DUF4438 domain-containing protein: MRTNADRLIMISVLGEVTNPSVRGYRITHEGQPVMLPGVGGITYNLRVGDPAVGWAADHAEPGVSLRNLMTDREDLPATNQGLNFLACVGNEATVITGDAKGAKGVVTGKHGGIEHVLVDFPPDTLDKLQIGDKVGIKAYGVGLTLPDHPHVRVMNLDPRLLDRLPVWEEEGALVVGVAHEVPAAIMGSGLGADTCYRGDYDIQLFDPETVERYGLSDLRLGDLVAIRDTDHSFGRVYRPGALSIGIVVHSDCVVSGHGPGVTTLFTTSKPGALAFRIEPKANLADILGLRS; the protein is encoded by the coding sequence ATGAGGACCAATGCCGATCGGCTGATCATGATCTCGGTGCTGGGAGAGGTTACCAATCCGTCCGTGCGCGGCTACCGCATCACCCACGAGGGGCAGCCGGTGATGCTCCCCGGCGTGGGCGGGATCACGTACAACCTGCGGGTCGGGGATCCGGCGGTAGGGTGGGCGGCGGATCACGCCGAGCCTGGGGTGTCCCTGCGCAACCTGATGACGGACCGGGAGGACCTGCCCGCGACCAACCAGGGGTTGAACTTCCTGGCGTGCGTGGGGAACGAGGCCACGGTGATCACCGGGGACGCCAAGGGGGCGAAGGGCGTGGTCACCGGCAAGCACGGCGGGATCGAGCACGTGCTCGTGGATTTCCCCCCCGACACGCTCGACAAGCTCCAGATCGGGGACAAGGTCGGGATCAAGGCGTACGGCGTGGGGCTGACCTTGCCCGATCATCCCCACGTACGGGTCATGAACCTTGACCCCCGGCTGCTCGATCGCCTGCCGGTATGGGAAGAGGAGGGAGCGCTGGTGGTTGGGGTGGCCCACGAGGTCCCCGCGGCGATCATGGGTTCAGGTCTGGGAGCGGACACGTGCTACCGGGGGGACTACGACATCCAGCTGTTCGACCCGGAGACCGTGGAGCGGTATGGGCTTTCCGACCTGCGGCTCGGGGACCTGGTGGCGATCCGGGACACCGACCACTCGTTTGGCCGGGTGTACCGCCCCGGGGCGCTGTCCATCGGCATCGTCGTCCACTCCGACTGCGTGGTGAGTGGCCATGGACCAGGGGTGACCACCCTGTTCACCACGTCAAAGCCGGGGGCGCTCGCGTTCCGTATCGAGCCCAAGGCGAACCTGGCCGACATCCTCGGCCTGCGCAGCTAA
- the pgsA gene encoding CDP-diacylglycerol--glycerol-3-phosphate 3-phosphatidyltransferase, producing the protein MGIDKRPLVGYVAPVTWTIPNQITLARILAIPLFMYFLFAEGTVFKILALAIFAAAAISDAVDGYLARSLRQVTPFGVFADPIADKLLLTAAVVSFVQLGELTAVPVVVILAREFLVTGLRILAMAERIVIPASPLGKLKTLSHIGLVLFILATRYFGLGPTGQALKDVFLYLAVALALISGAEYFWRVRDLFRGSPRATSR; encoded by the coding sequence GTGGGGATTGACAAACGCCCCCTCGTCGGCTACGTTGCCCCCGTGACCTGGACGATCCCGAATCAGATCACACTCGCCCGGATTTTGGCCATCCCTCTCTTCATGTACTTCCTGTTCGCCGAGGGCACGGTCTTCAAGATCCTGGCCCTCGCCATCTTCGCCGCCGCGGCCATCTCCGACGCCGTGGATGGTTACCTGGCCCGGTCCCTGCGTCAGGTGACCCCGTTCGGCGTGTTCGCCGATCCCATCGCCGACAAGCTTTTGCTCACCGCAGCCGTGGTGTCGTTCGTCCAGCTCGGGGAACTGACCGCAGTGCCGGTGGTGGTGATCCTGGCCCGGGAGTTCCTGGTCACGGGCCTCAGGATCCTGGCCATGGCCGAGCGGATCGTCATCCCAGCGAGCCCCTTGGGAAAGTTGAAGACGCTCTCCCACATCGGCCTTGTCCTGTTCATCCTGGCCACCCGCTATTTCGGCTTGGGGCCTACCGGACAAGCGCTGAAGGACGTCTTTCTCTACTTGGCGGTGGCCCTGGCTCTCATCTCCGGGGCGGAGTACTTCTGGCGGGTGCGGGACTTGTTCCGGGGTTCACCCCGAGCAACTTCACGCTAG
- a CDS encoding DUF4032 domain-containing protein, whose protein sequence is MPRSRWHRLIARVLAHVRQEPSLLLPFDWVKEHVRIKAWRYLGLQEVEIAKIVGSVNRYRDFDRAFLPRQGPSERLERLEEAWRRGEILPPIKLYKIGDAYFVEDGHHRVAAARRGGGRFIDAEVVEFVPDVPITATDTPKDILIKAEYSAFLAHTRLDELRPEQDIVFTELGKYRILLEHIDVHRYFLGLEQRREVPCAEAVASWYDRVYRPLVDTFRRTKALAHFPGRTEADLYVWVSEHLYYLRERYGPDVDLEGAVRDYAQRYGIDHPTRWRWGP, encoded by the coding sequence ATGCCTAGGTCGCGGTGGCACCGGCTGATCGCCCGGGTGCTCGCCCACGTGCGCCAAGAGCCGAGCCTGCTCCTCCCGTTCGACTGGGTCAAGGAGCACGTGCGGATCAAGGCCTGGAGGTACCTAGGCCTGCAGGAGGTGGAGATCGCCAAGATCGTGGGCAGCGTGAACCGGTACCGCGATTTCGATCGCGCCTTTCTCCCGCGACAAGGCCCCTCGGAGCGCCTGGAGCGCCTGGAGGAGGCGTGGCGAAGGGGGGAGATCCTCCCGCCGATCAAGCTCTACAAGATCGGGGACGCCTACTTCGTCGAGGACGGCCACCACCGCGTGGCCGCTGCCCGCCGGGGGGGCGGCCGGTTCATCGACGCCGAGGTGGTGGAGTTCGTGCCCGACGTGCCCATCACCGCCACCGACACCCCGAAGGACATCCTGATCAAGGCCGAGTACTCCGCGTTCCTCGCCCACACCCGCCTCGACGAGCTCCGGCCAGAGCAGGACATCGTGTTCACCGAGCTCGGGAAGTACCGTATTCTCCTCGAGCACATCGACGTCCACCGTTACTTCCTCGGGCTGGAGCAGCGCCGTGAGGTGCCGTGCGCAGAGGCGGTGGCCTCCTGGTACGACCGGGTATACCGGCCCCTGGTGGACACGTTCCGCCGCACCAAGGCCCTTGCCCACTTCCCCGGCCGCACCGAGGCCGACCTCTACGTGTGGGTGTCCGAGCACCTTTACTACCTGCGGGAACGGTACGGGCCGGACGTGGACCTAGAGGGCGCGGTGCGGGACTACGCTCAGCGGTACGGGATCGACCACCCCACCCGGTGGCGATGGGGCCCGTAG
- a CDS encoding metallophosphoesterase, with translation MKLLVVGDEVSPALERALPGEQFRDVALILSCGDLPYDYLGYLVDALDVPLLYVHGNHDRPAETEHGVIAAPPGGVNIEGRVVEAKGLLIAGLGGSPRYLAHGEHQYTEREMRRRVRRLGPALWWNRVRGGQALDILLTHAPPRGIHDHEDPAHQGFHAFLPFMEHHRPRYLIHGHSYPRPGQPNRTRYRDTEVIHVRGHYLLEVPDA, from the coding sequence ATGAAGCTGCTCGTGGTGGGCGACGAGGTCAGTCCGGCCCTGGAGCGGGCGCTCCCGGGGGAGCAGTTCCGCGACGTGGCGTTGATCCTGTCGTGCGGGGATTTGCCCTACGACTACCTTGGATACCTCGTGGATGCCCTGGACGTGCCCCTTCTCTACGTACACGGGAACCACGACCGCCCGGCGGAGACGGAGCACGGGGTGATCGCCGCCCCTCCGGGCGGCGTGAACATCGAGGGGCGGGTGGTGGAGGCCAAGGGGCTCCTGATCGCCGGCCTCGGGGGGAGCCCCCGCTACTTGGCCCATGGGGAGCACCAGTACACGGAGCGGGAGATGCGGCGGCGCGTGCGCCGCCTGGGACCCGCGCTGTGGTGGAACCGGGTGCGCGGGGGTCAGGCCCTGGACATCCTCCTCACCCACGCCCCACCGCGGGGCATCCACGATCATGAGGATCCTGCCCACCAAGGGTTCCACGCCTTCCTCCCGTTCATGGAGCACCACCGGCCCCGGTACCTCATCCACGGCCACTCCTACCCCCGCCCAGGACAACCCAACCGCACCCGGTACCGGGACACGGAGGTGATCCACGTGCGCGGCCACTATCTTCTCGAGGTGCCCGATGCCTAG
- a CDS encoding ATP cone domain-containing protein has translation MAVQNRIRKVQKRDRSLVPFDQGRIVHAILRAARSVGGFALDLLPGVNDRLFAYGDDEHIAEFLSDVVITVLNRDPRHWVANFPPTIEEIQDTVLHVLRSFGFVTVADAYECWRWGKYWVRVGAITLDQFVGNGYPSPFHDEILAWNRDHGCDTVDGLNAIVRSGRLPDLVAAATERYERSVDGAAEEILRRLERGDDLRMIWISGPSSSGKTTTTVKLTARLGKEGLQFLMLNLDDYFWPLVEHPTDWLNDRNFETPEALDIQAINRHLRALLEGETVEKPIYSFKEGRHVGTKPVRLKKGHILLLDCLHGFYPPLTAGIERECMFRLYIEAVNMLYEGDGASERLTQFTDVRLLRRMLRDVQHRNHPPLQTLLHWHYVRSGELFSIIPLMGLADHVVNGGMPFDLPVLKPFFVPDGIWPRPEEVAPYDSFLDARIRYRRITNLLSQVAGLTLWEAEDHGLIPGDHLVREFIGGSTLRIPHNE, from the coding sequence GTGGCCGTCCAGAACAGGATTCGAAAGGTCCAGAAGCGCGACCGGTCCCTGGTCCCGTTCGATCAAGGGCGGATCGTGCACGCGATCCTGCGGGCTGCCCGCTCGGTGGGCGGGTTTGCGTTGGACCTCCTCCCCGGGGTGAACGACCGCCTGTTCGCGTACGGGGACGACGAGCACATCGCCGAATTCCTGTCGGACGTGGTGATCACTGTCCTCAACCGCGACCCCCGCCACTGGGTGGCCAACTTCCCCCCCACGATCGAGGAGATCCAGGACACGGTGCTCCACGTGCTCAGGAGCTTCGGGTTCGTGACCGTGGCCGATGCCTACGAGTGCTGGCGGTGGGGGAAATACTGGGTGCGGGTGGGGGCGATCACCCTGGACCAGTTCGTGGGGAACGGCTACCCCTCCCCGTTCCACGATGAGATCCTCGCCTGGAACCGCGACCATGGCTGCGACACGGTGGACGGGTTGAACGCGATCGTCCGGTCGGGACGGCTTCCGGATCTGGTGGCCGCGGCCACCGAACGCTACGAGCGGTCGGTGGACGGGGCGGCGGAGGAGATTTTGCGGCGCCTCGAGCGAGGCGACGACCTCCGGATGATCTGGATCTCCGGACCCTCCTCCTCGGGCAAGACCACGACCACGGTCAAGCTCACCGCACGCCTGGGGAAAGAGGGCCTCCAGTTCCTGATGCTGAACCTGGACGACTACTTCTGGCCCCTGGTCGAGCATCCCACCGACTGGCTGAACGACCGGAACTTCGAGACCCCGGAGGCCCTGGACATCCAGGCCATCAACCGCCACCTGCGAGCGCTCCTTGAAGGCGAAACGGTCGAGAAACCGATCTACAGCTTCAAGGAAGGGCGGCACGTGGGGACGAAGCCAGTGCGCCTCAAGAAGGGGCACATCCTGCTGTTGGATTGCCTGCACGGGTTCTACCCGCCCCTCACCGCGGGGATCGAGCGGGAGTGCATGTTCCGCCTGTACATCGAGGCCGTGAACATGCTGTACGAGGGCGACGGGGCGAGCGAGCGGCTGACCCAGTTCACCGACGTGCGGCTCCTCAGGCGGATGCTGCGGGACGTGCAGCACCGGAACCATCCGCCGCTTCAGACCCTCCTCCATTGGCACTACGTCAGGAGCGGGGAACTCTTCTCCATCATCCCCCTCATGGGCCTCGCCGACCACGTGGTGAACGGGGGGATGCCGTTCGACCTGCCCGTCTTGAAGCCGTTCTTTGTCCCGGACGGGATCTGGCCGCGGCCGGAGGAGGTGGCCCCGTACGATTCTTTCCTCGATGCGCGGATTCGGTATCGACGGATTACAAACCTGCTTTCGCAGGTGGCCGGGCTCACCCTGTGGGAGGCCGAGGACCACGGGCTGATCCCTGGGGATCACCTGGTGCGGGAGTTCATCGGCGGAAGCACCCTCCGGATCCCGCATAACGAGTAA
- a CDS encoding ferritin encodes MASENLKELMNKAIAREIQVSIQYMWQHVRATGVESLEVTDRLRKIAIAEMKHAEAIAERLDYLGGVPTTQPAPITVGEKLSDMIDLDIKAEEEAIALYKEIIKLATKEEDSTTRTLFEGILADEEEHHNAFLVMKGR; translated from the coding sequence ATGGCATCCGAGAACCTGAAGGAGCTCATGAACAAGGCGATCGCCCGGGAGATCCAGGTGTCCATCCAGTACATGTGGCAGCACGTGCGGGCCACGGGGGTGGAGTCGCTGGAGGTCACGGACCGGCTAAGGAAGATCGCGATCGCTGAGATGAAGCATGCCGAGGCGATCGCCGAGCGGCTCGACTACCTGGGCGGCGTCCCCACCACCCAGCCCGCGCCGATCACGGTGGGGGAGAAGCTCTCCGACATGATCGACCTCGACATCAAGGCCGAGGAGGAAGCGATCGCCCTCTATAAGGAGATCATCAAGCTGGCCACGAAGGAGGAGGACTCCACCACCAGGACGCTCTTCGAGGGGATCCTCGCCGACGAGGAGGAGCACCACAACGCGTTCCTCGTGATGAAGGGCCGGTAG
- a CDS encoding FprA family A-type flavoprotein → MTAFEIRPGIFWVGVNDRVTDLFEGQWPLPTGVSYNAYLVLGKKAALIDSVKAAFAEELLANIAQVMDPARIDFLVVNHMEPDHSGALPLLRRVAPNAQILATGAALPMLRRFYGIEAGAQAVADGEALDLGGKRLSFHPIPFVHWPETMATYESTERVLFPCDAFGSFGAVDGVLCDDQADLARYGDEAVRYFANIVGMYTRPVLRAIEVLAALPIEVIAPSHGLVWRKDPQRIVELYVRLAQMEGEPAVTVVYGSMYDHTRRMADAVARGVTAAGLPVSVIDAARVHPSFVLAEVWRRRGLILGSPTYDTGIFPAVEHALRLIARKRLANRVVGLFGSSGWQGGAVRKMAEEVAKLGWELVDKLEFKGAPVREDLAQGEELGRRVAERVKHRPSPTRT, encoded by the coding sequence ATGACCGCATTCGAGATCCGTCCGGGCATCTTCTGGGTCGGGGTGAACGATCGGGTCACCGACCTGTTCGAGGGACAATGGCCCCTGCCCACCGGGGTCAGCTACAACGCGTACCTGGTGCTGGGCAAGAAGGCCGCGCTCATCGACTCGGTCAAGGCCGCGTTCGCCGAGGAGCTCCTCGCGAACATCGCCCAGGTCATGGACCCGGCCCGGATCGACTTCCTCGTGGTCAACCACATGGAGCCCGACCACTCCGGGGCCCTGCCCCTCCTGCGCCGGGTCGCCCCAAACGCCCAGATCCTCGCCACGGGGGCCGCCCTGCCGATGCTCCGGCGGTTCTACGGGATCGAAGCCGGGGCACAGGCGGTGGCCGACGGCGAGGCCCTCGACCTTGGCGGCAAACGCCTCTCGTTCCACCCGATCCCGTTCGTCCACTGGCCGGAGACGATGGCCACCTATGAGTCAACGGAACGCGTCCTGTTTCCGTGCGACGCGTTCGGGAGCTTCGGGGCCGTGGATGGCGTGCTCTGCGACGATCAGGCGGACCTGGCACGGTATGGAGACGAAGCCGTGCGCTATTTTGCGAACATCGTGGGCATGTACACGCGGCCCGTGCTGCGGGCGATCGAGGTGCTCGCCGCCCTCCCCATCGAGGTCATCGCCCCATCCCACGGCCTGGTTTGGCGCAAGGATCCTCAGCGCATCGTGGAGTTGTACGTCAGGCTCGCCCAGATGGAGGGGGAGCCGGCGGTGACGGTGGTGTACGGGTCGATGTACGACCACACCCGGCGGATGGCCGACGCCGTCGCCCGCGGGGTGACCGCCGCCGGCCTCCCGGTGAGCGTCATCGATGCGGCCCGGGTCCACCCGAGTTTCGTCCTCGCCGAGGTCTGGCGGCGGCGGGGGCTCATCCTCGGCTCCCCCACCTACGACACCGGGATCTTCCCCGCGGTGGAGCACGCGTTGCGCCTTATCGCGCGAAAGCGCCTCGCGAACCGGGTGGTGGGGCTGTTCGGGTCCTCGGGGTGGCAGGGCGGGGCAGTGCGGAAGATGGCCGAGGAAGTGGCGAAGCTGGGGTGGGAACTGGTTGACAAGCTCGAATTCAAAGGCGCTCCCGTCCGGGAGGACCTCGCCCAAGGTGAGGAGCTCGGCCGGCGGGTGGCGGAGCGGGTGAAGCATCGGCCGTCCCCTACGCGAACGTGA
- the polX gene encoding DNA polymerase/3'-5' exonuclease PolX, whose product MAKILYEVAELLELEGVQFKPRAYRRAAQSVESCPTPIEDLVAEGRLGELPGVGESIAGKIEEIVATGKLAYHEELRGKLPVDLYALTQVEGVGPKTAKLLYEELGVRTLDDLERAAREGRIRQVKGLGAKTEEKILRGLQEARGAEHRELLGYALPLARDLCRKLERTGLFRRLEPAGSLRRGKETVGDLDILAVSDHPEQAARAFVSLPEVEQVLAQGAKKSSVKLAGGFQVDLRLVPESSFGAALQYFTGSKDHNIRLRERAVARGWKLNEYGLFAADGRALAGADEDGIYRALDLAYIPPELREDQGEVQAAERGALPTLVTQAQVIADLHVHSDWSDGTASLADLARAARARGLRYIAITDHLRFAQAIPGVSAADLARQIEEIRHLNERLKGIQLLTGVEANIARDGTVDVPRDLLPELDLVIASVHTHFRLGKKEMTERLVRAVEDEGVDVLGHPTGRLIGERPAYEVDWDEVFRRAAKSGTALEVNANPQRLDLSPDLVRRALEVGVKLAIGTDAHSPEHLDFLELGVIAVRRGWAEAKHVLNVLPLDALLAARKRGPR is encoded by the coding sequence GTGGCCAAGATCCTGTACGAGGTGGCCGAGCTCCTCGAGCTGGAGGGGGTCCAGTTCAAGCCCCGCGCCTACCGCCGCGCTGCCCAGTCGGTGGAATCCTGTCCGACCCCGATCGAGGACCTGGTGGCGGAAGGGCGGCTGGGGGAGCTCCCCGGGGTGGGGGAGTCCATCGCCGGGAAGATCGAGGAGATCGTGGCTACCGGCAAGCTCGCCTACCACGAGGAGCTCCGGGGGAAGCTTCCGGTGGACCTGTACGCCCTGACCCAGGTCGAGGGGGTGGGACCGAAGACGGCCAAGCTCCTCTATGAGGAGCTGGGGGTGCGGACCCTGGACGACCTGGAGCGAGCGGCGCGGGAGGGGAGGATCCGCCAGGTGAAGGGCCTGGGGGCGAAGACGGAGGAGAAGATCCTGCGCGGGCTTCAGGAAGCCCGTGGGGCGGAGCACCGCGAGCTTTTGGGGTACGCCTTGCCCCTGGCCCGGGACCTGTGCCGCAAGCTCGAGCGCACCGGCCTGTTCCGCCGCCTGGAGCCGGCGGGGTCCTTGCGGCGGGGGAAGGAGACGGTGGGAGACCTGGACATCCTCGCCGTGTCCGATCACCCCGAGCAGGCGGCACGCGCGTTCGTTTCCCTGCCCGAAGTCGAACAGGTGCTCGCCCAGGGGGCGAAGAAGTCGTCGGTGAAGCTTGCCGGGGGGTTCCAGGTGGATTTGCGCCTCGTGCCCGAAAGCTCGTTCGGGGCGGCGCTCCAGTACTTCACCGGGTCCAAGGACCACAACATCCGCCTGCGGGAGCGGGCCGTGGCCCGAGGGTGGAAGCTCAACGAATACGGGCTGTTCGCCGCGGACGGGAGGGCGCTGGCCGGGGCGGACGAGGACGGGATCTACCGAGCGTTGGATCTCGCGTACATCCCCCCTGAGCTGCGGGAGGACCAGGGAGAGGTCCAGGCCGCCGAGCGCGGCGCCCTCCCGACCCTCGTCACGCAAGCCCAGGTGATCGCCGACCTCCACGTGCACAGTGACTGGTCGGACGGGACGGCGAGCCTCGCCGACCTCGCCAGGGCCGCCCGGGCGAGAGGGCTCCGGTACATCGCGATCACCGACCACCTCCGGTTCGCCCAGGCCATCCCCGGCGTCTCCGCCGCCGACCTCGCCCGCCAGATCGAGGAGATCCGGCACCTGAACGAAAGGCTGAAGGGAATCCAGCTCTTGACCGGGGTGGAGGCGAACATCGCCCGCGATGGGACGGTGGACGTGCCGCGGGACCTCTTGCCTGAACTGGATCTGGTGATTGCCTCGGTCCACACCCACTTCCGCCTCGGGAAGAAGGAGATGACGGAGCGGCTGGTCCGGGCGGTGGAGGACGAGGGGGTGGACGTGCTCGGGCACCCCACCGGGCGGCTGATCGGGGAGCGGCCGGCGTACGAAGTCGACTGGGACGAGGTGTTTCGCCGGGCGGCCAAGAGCGGGACGGCCCTCGAGGTGAACGCCAACCCCCAGCGGTTGGACCTCTCGCCCGACCTTGTCCGCCGGGCGCTCGAGGTCGGGGTGAAGCTCGCCATCGGCACCGATGCCCACTCCCCGGAGCACCTGGATTTCTTGGAGCTTGGGGTGATCGCCGTCCGCCGGGGGTGGGCGGAGGCCAAGCACGTGCTGAACGTGCTCCCCCTGGACGCCCTTCTCGCCGCCCGCAAACGCGGCCCGAGGTAG
- a CDS encoding DUF6485 family protein encodes MAACSNLKENLARCPCTWPECSRKGNCCECLHYHLAHQELPACCFPPEVERTYDRSFRRFAGLHTG; translated from the coding sequence ATGGCGGCCTGCTCAAACCTGAAGGAAAACCTGGCCCGTTGCCCGTGCACGTGGCCGGAGTGCTCCCGCAAGGGCAACTGCTGCGAGTGCCTCCACTACCACCTCGCGCATCAGGAACTCCCGGCGTGCTGTTTCCCGCCGGAGGTGGAGCGCACCTACGATCGGTCCTTCCGCCGCTTCGCCGGGCTCCACACCGGATGA
- a CDS encoding alkaline phosphatase family protein, which translates to MLTGQDVLKRILTDTRGERPHYERYSLLAVPATVEELFGLSGDVHGLRDELGLPEAEVVVSVLLDGVGYRRLEELRTGGAVDLAPFLDGGAYIPLTSVFPTTTTTALATLATGVSPIVHGILGYKLFRPDLGAVVDMIRLATPGARENAVEKLGLPAEHLLTAPTLYQRLGMAGIPTVLFLPKYIADSGLSRILYQGVTRTVPFLTGSDLVMLLGEALARPGRAFLAVYWPTTDGLAHVYGPGSPAFAAEVAHVFRLLAQVLADSPRHSVLLITADHGFQEADPERDMVSCPAQPTLRDGLLLPPVGDPRAAYLFVRRGHEARVRDFFSRFFPEEFAVLSVEEALSRHLWGLEEPTAAVRVLLGDYVVIARKRRFLLWPTEEFKLRGLHGGLTADELFVPFLAKAL; encoded by the coding sequence ATGCTTACCGGGCAAGACGTGCTGAAGCGCATCCTAACCGATACCCGTGGCGAGCGCCCCCACTACGAGCGGTACTCCCTCCTCGCCGTCCCGGCCACGGTGGAGGAGCTGTTCGGCCTCTCCGGCGATGTCCACGGCCTGCGCGACGAGCTTGGGCTGCCGGAGGCGGAGGTGGTGGTGAGCGTCCTCCTCGATGGCGTTGGGTACAGGCGGTTGGAGGAGCTGCGGACAGGAGGCGCGGTGGACCTCGCGCCGTTCCTGGACGGGGGGGCGTACATCCCGCTCACCTCGGTGTTCCCCACCACGACCACCACCGCTCTGGCCACCCTGGCCACCGGGGTAAGCCCGATCGTCCACGGGATCCTCGGGTACAAGCTGTTTCGCCCGGACCTGGGGGCGGTGGTGGACATGATCCGCCTCGCCACCCCGGGGGCGCGGGAGAACGCGGTGGAGAAGCTGGGCCTCCCTGCGGAGCACCTCCTCACCGCCCCCACCCTGTACCAGCGGTTGGGCATGGCGGGGATACCCACCGTGCTCTTCCTGCCCAAGTACATCGCCGATTCCGGTCTCTCCCGCATCCTGTACCAGGGAGTGACACGGACGGTGCCGTTCCTCACCGGATCGGACCTGGTGATGCTCCTCGGGGAGGCGCTCGCTCGCCCGGGGCGGGCGTTCCTCGCCGTGTACTGGCCGACCACGGACGGCTTGGCCCACGTGTACGGCCCGGGGTCCCCGGCGTTCGCCGCCGAGGTCGCCCATGTGTTCCGCCTCCTGGCCCAGGTGCTGGCCGACTCTCCGCGGCACAGCGTCCTCCTGATCACCGCCGACCACGGGTTTCAGGAGGCGGACCCGGAGCGGGACATGGTCTCCTGCCCGGCCCAGCCGACCCTGCGGGACGGCCTTCTCCTCCCCCCGGTGGGCGACCCGCGGGCCGCGTACCTGTTCGTACGGCGGGGCCACGAGGCGCGGGTGCGCGACTTCTTCTCCCGGTTCTTCCCGGAGGAGTTCGCCGTCCTGTCCGTTGAGGAAGCGCTCTCCCGGCACCTGTGGGGGCTGGAGGAGCCCACGGCCGCGGTCCGGGTACTGCTCGGGGACTACGTGGTCATCGCGAGGAAGCGGCGGTTCCTCCTGTGGCCCACCGAGGAGTTCAAGCTGCGCGGCCTGCACGGGGGGCTCACCGCGGATGAGCTGTTCGTGCCGTTTCTAGCCAAGGCGCTGTGA
- a CDS encoding cupin domain-containing protein, translating into MAVVKRIACVPAKDMSDGQEVVGATKQVLIGPGEGAPTFAVRLFTLAPGGHTPAHGHPFEHGVIVLRGEGEVLTPEGPRAIGPGTVVYVPPGEHHQFRNPGNAPLEFLCIVPVHVEG; encoded by the coding sequence ATGGCGGTGGTGAAGCGGATTGCGTGCGTCCCGGCCAAGGACATGTCCGATGGCCAGGAGGTGGTCGGGGCGACGAAGCAGGTGCTCATCGGCCCTGGCGAGGGAGCGCCCACGTTCGCCGTGCGCCTGTTCACCCTAGCTCCTGGCGGGCACACCCCGGCCCATGGTCATCCATTCGAGCACGGGGTGATCGTGCTCCGGGGCGAGGGCGAGGTCCTGACCCCGGAGGGGCCGCGGGCCATCGGCCCGGGCACCGTCGTGTACGTGCCGCCCGGGGAGCACCACCAGTTCCGCAACCCCGGGAACGCCCCCCTGGAGTTCCTGTGTATCGTCCCGGTGCACGTGGAGGGATGA
- the mnmA gene encoding tRNA 2-thiouridine(34) synthase MnmA gives MKRVLLGMSGGVDSTVGAWLLREQGYDVLGLTLWLWDPAGSLENRCCSVDTAALAARELGIPHEVVHAEAAFRRLVVEPTLAAYRRGLTPNPCALCNREVRFALLVAEADRRGIPFVATGHHARVRWENGRGLLLRGRDPNKDQSYFLYGLTQGELSRALLPVGELVKDEIKGRARELGLTAAQLPESQDLCFAPEGVAGLIAGAPPGPILDLSGREVGEHKGLPHYTVGQRRGLGIASPEPLYVVALDPKRNAVIVGPERALYADGLVATDLRWIAGEPPADRFSAEVQIRYRASPVPAEVEVRGDEAWVRFAEPQRAVTPGQAAVLYREEVTLGGGTIARAYRR, from the coding sequence ATGAAGCGCGTCCTTTTGGGGATGTCCGGGGGCGTGGACTCCACCGTCGGGGCGTGGCTTCTGCGGGAGCAGGGCTACGACGTCCTCGGGCTGACCCTGTGGCTATGGGACCCGGCTGGCTCCCTGGAGAACCGGTGCTGCTCGGTGGACACCGCTGCCCTGGCCGCGCGGGAGCTGGGCATCCCCCACGAGGTGGTCCACGCCGAAGCCGCGTTCCGCCGGCTCGTGGTGGAGCCGACCCTCGCCGCCTACCGCCGCGGCCTCACCCCAAACCCATGCGCCCTCTGCAACCGGGAGGTGCGGTTCGCCCTCCTCGTAGCCGAGGCCGACCGACGTGGCATCCCGTTCGTGGCCACCGGCCACCACGCCCGGGTGCGGTGGGAGAACGGCCGGGGGCTGCTCCTGCGGGGCCGTGACCCGAACAAAGACCAGTCCTACTTCCTGTACGGGCTGACCCAGGGCGAGCTCTCCCGGGCCCTGCTGCCGGTGGGGGAGCTCGTCAAGGACGAGATCAAGGGACGGGCGAGGGAGCTCGGCCTCACCGCGGCCCAGCTCCCGGAGAGCCAGGACCTGTGCTTCGCGCCCGAGGGCGTCGCCGGGCTCATCGCAGGCGCCCCCCCTGGGCCGATCCTCGATCTCTCCGGCCGCGAGGTCGGAGAGCACAAGGGCCTTCCCCACTACACGGTTGGCCAACGCCGGGGGCTTGGGATCGCGTCCCCGGAGCCCTTGTACGTAGTGGCCCTGGACCCGAAGCGGAACGCGGTGATCGTGGGGCCGGAGCGGGCCCTGTACGCGGACGGGCTTGTCGCCACCGATCTGCGCTGGATCGCCGGGGAGCCCCCGGCGGACCGGTTCTCGGCCGAGGTCCAGATCCGCTACCGCGCGTCCCCGGTCCCGGCGGAGGTGGAGGTGCGGGGGGACGAGGCGTGGGTGCGCTTTGCCGAGCCGCAGCGGGCGGTGACCCCGGGCCAGGCGGCCGTGCTCTACCGGGAGGAGGTCACGTTGGGCGGGGGTACGATCGCCCGCGCCTACCGCAGGTAG